From the genome of Verrucomicrobiia bacterium, one region includes:
- a CDS encoding Ig-like domain-containing protein, with amino-acid sequence MLYQAVVSWRRFATLVVLLVVSIIQSWSFSAGAAEVKLAWDPSPDAGVVGYRIYYGPASGSYTNFTTVGATTEATITGLIEGAVYYFAATAFNDNGDESVFSNEVMHQPLAPVNQPPTLDAIANVTINEGAGQQTLNLSGISSGAANETQTLTVTASSSNPTLIPSPTVNYTSPNATGTLRFTPVAFESGTATITVRVNDGGASNNIVTRTFTVTVNPVNQPPTLDAIANVTINEGAGQQTVNLSGISSGAANETQTLTVTASSSNPTLIPSPTVNYTSPNATGTLRFTPVAFASGTATITVRVNDGGASNNIVTRTFTVTVNPVNQPPTLDALADLELNEGAGQQTINLSGISSGSPNETQTLTVTATSSRPSLIPNPTINYSSPNVTGSIRFTPVAGVGGSATITVTVNDGAATSPAVTRAFSVSVNLLPTITTIADQTVATGALVPPLPFTVGDAETSADSLVVTATSTNQMLMADANLVINGSGANRTLNLLPTAEQTGTSEITLTVSDGRGSTSQTFLFTVRPRPIAPGGLRVVQITP; translated from the coding sequence ATGTTGTATCAAGCTGTCGTATCGTGGAGGAGATTCGCAACGCTGGTCGTTCTTCTTGTTGTTTCCATCATCCAATCCTGGTCTTTTTCCGCGGGAGCGGCTGAGGTCAAACTGGCTTGGGATCCATCTCCCGACGCGGGAGTGGTCGGGTACCGCATCTATTACGGGCCGGCCAGCGGCAGTTACACCAACTTCACCACGGTGGGCGCGACGACCGAAGCCACCATCACCGGACTGATCGAGGGGGCGGTTTACTATTTCGCGGCCACGGCCTTCAATGACAACGGTGACGAGAGCGTTTTCTCAAACGAAGTAATGCACCAACCACTCGCCCCGGTGAACCAGCCACCCACACTGGATGCGATTGCCAACGTTACGATCAACGAAGGCGCCGGGCAGCAAACGCTCAATCTATCCGGCATCAGCAGCGGCGCGGCGAATGAAACGCAAACGCTCACGGTGACGGCCAGTTCAAGCAACCCGACGCTGATTCCCAGTCCAACGGTCAATTACACCAGCCCCAATGCGACGGGCACGTTGCGTTTCACCCCGGTGGCGTTTGAATCCGGCACGGCCACCATCACCGTGCGGGTGAACGACGGCGGAGCGAGCAACAACATCGTCACTCGAACCTTCACCGTCACGGTCAACCCGGTGAACCAGCCACCCACACTGGATGCGATTGCCAACGTTACGATCAACGAAGGTGCCGGGCAGCAAACGGTGAACTTATCCGGCATCAGCAGCGGCGCGGCGAATGAAACGCAAACGCTCACGGTGACGGCTAGTTCAAGCAACCCGACGTTGATTCCCAGTCCAACGGTCAATTACACCAGCCCCAATGCGACGGGCACGTTGCGTTTCACCCCGGTGGCGTTTGCGTCCGGCACGGCCACCATTACCGTGCGGGTGAACGACGGCGGAGCGAGCAACAACATCGTCACCCGGACTTTCACCGTCACGGTCAACCCGGTGAACCAACCACCGACGCTCGACGCCTTGGCGGACTTGGAGTTGAATGAAGGGGCGGGGCAACAGACCATCAATTTGTCCGGCATCAGCAGCGGTTCGCCCAATGAAACCCAAACGCTCACCGTGACGGCCACCTCGAGCCGGCCGAGTCTGATTCCGAATCCCACGATAAACTACTCCAGTCCAAATGTCACCGGCTCCATCCGGTTTACGCCCGTGGCCGGCGTGGGTGGCTCGGCCACCATTACGGTCACCGTCAACGACGGCGCCGCCACCAGTCCTGCGGTGACGCGCGCGTTCAGCGTGTCCGTGAATCTCCTGCCCACGATCACGACCATTGCGGATCAGACGGTGGCGACGGGAGCGCTGGTGCCGCCGCTGCCGTTTACGGTTGGCGACGCGGAAACCTCCGCCGACAGCTTGGTGGTCACGGCAACTTCCACGAATCAAATGCTCATGGCGGATGCCAATCTGGTGATCAACGGTTCCGGAGCGAACCGCACCTTGAATCTCTTGCCAACCGCGGAGCAAACTGGAACGTCGGAGATTACCTTGACCGTGAGCGACGGCCGCGGCAGCACGAGCCAGACTTTTCTCTTCACCGTGCGCCCGCGCCCGATCGCGCCTGGTGGCTTGCGCGTCGTTCAGATCACTCCGTAA
- a CDS encoding cytochrome c biogenesis protein ResB produces the protein MGKWLFNFFSSVKLAVVLLALGLILVFWGTLAQVKLGLFQAQHEFFRSWFIYWQPSGANWRLPIFPGGYLVGGLFLINLFVAHLRYYRKGWKHVGIVMIHLGIVLLLLGQFLTDTLSVESYMTIQEGEASNYSESNGRWELAIVDTSDPKEDKVVAIPVSLLTHDRELANPELPFDVRPLAFYANSAVATKATDGFEPVQAENTEDFKVWWRGLPRVTEMNRRDVPSAIVELISPTGEKRDVFVSGHFARPQTLSAGGRDYQLALRPERYYKPFYLHLIDFRFDRYAGTAIPKNFSSRVRLDRPDTGENRELTIRMNEPLRYGGKTFFQASYDEATEQATVLQVVDNPGWLTPYFACVLVAAGMIWQFMIHLVGFATRRRKATA, from the coding sequence ATGGGCAAGTGGCTCTTTAATTTTTTCTCCTCCGTCAAACTGGCGGTGGTTCTACTGGCGTTGGGTTTGATCCTGGTATTCTGGGGGACGCTGGCCCAGGTGAAATTGGGATTGTTCCAGGCGCAGCACGAGTTTTTCCGCAGTTGGTTCATCTACTGGCAGCCGTCCGGCGCGAATTGGCGTCTGCCCATTTTCCCCGGCGGTTATCTGGTCGGCGGCTTGTTCCTGATCAATTTGTTCGTCGCGCATTTGCGCTACTACCGCAAGGGCTGGAAGCACGTGGGCATCGTGATGATCCATTTGGGGATTGTGCTGTTGCTGCTCGGACAATTCCTCACGGATACGCTCTCGGTGGAAAGTTACATGACCATTCAGGAGGGGGAAGCGTCCAACTACTCGGAATCCAACGGCCGCTGGGAACTGGCGATTGTGGACACGTCCGATCCCAAGGAGGACAAGGTGGTGGCCATCCCGGTCAGCCTGCTGACGCACGATCGGGAGTTGGCCAATCCGGAGCTGCCGTTTGACGTGCGGCCTTTGGCCTTTTACGCGAACTCGGCCGTCGCCACCAAGGCCACCGACGGGTTTGAACCGGTCCAAGCCGAGAACACGGAGGATTTCAAGGTGTGGTGGCGCGGGTTGCCGCGGGTGACCGAGATGAATCGTCGCGACGTGCCTTCCGCCATTGTCGAGTTGATCAGCCCCACCGGGGAGAAGCGGGACGTTTTTGTCTCCGGACACTTTGCGCGACCGCAAACCTTGAGCGCGGGCGGGCGGGATTATCAGTTGGCGCTGCGCCCCGAGCGTTACTACAAACCGTTTTATCTGCACCTGATTGATTTTCGCTTTGACCGGTACGCCGGCACGGCCATTCCGAAGAACTTTTCCAGTCGCGTCCGTTTGGATCGTCCTGACACCGGGGAGAACCGCGAACTGACCATCCGGATGAACGAACCGCTGCGTTACGGCGGCAAAACCTTTTTCCAGGCCAGTTACGATGAAGCGACCGAGCAGGCGACCGTACTGCAGGTGGTGGATAATCCCGGCTGGCTCACGCCGTACTTCGCCTGCGTCCTCGTGGCGGCGGGAATGATCTGGCAGTTTATGATCCACCTGGTGGGCTTCGCGACCCGACGCAGAAAAGCAACCGCATGA
- a CDS encoding RES domain-containing protein, whose amino-acid sequence MPGKPRPARTLLRPGADFDTKTIPVTRQPARTWFRVHRAAVPALDFGIHDYHRFSHARSLYPLLYVGANIQTCLWEGFGDDVFQNDCTIAISKWTGRCVSQITVPELRVCAVSTERTREAMGVDKSSLLDEDLSIPQDWALALQQHPAGFEAIKYTSRFVDQPCLALFDRGGLKSKLNVKWLGELENLDAAVNWLHERKAALV is encoded by the coding sequence ATGCCGGGTAAGCCCAGGCCCGCCCGCACCCTGCTTCGGCCCGGGGCGGATTTCGACACCAAAACCATTCCGGTCACGCGGCAACCGGCGCGAACGTGGTTTCGCGTGCATCGGGCGGCGGTGCCGGCGCTGGACTTTGGGATTCATGACTATCACCGGTTCTCGCATGCCCGTTCCCTTTACCCGCTGCTTTACGTCGGGGCGAACATTCAAACGTGCCTGTGGGAAGGGTTCGGAGATGATGTGTTTCAGAACGACTGCACCATTGCCATCAGCAAATGGACCGGCCGGTGCGTCAGCCAGATCACCGTCCCGGAACTCCGGGTCTGCGCCGTAAGCACGGAGCGAACGAGAGAGGCCATGGGCGTGGACAAGTCCAGCCTCCTCGACGAGGACCTCAGCATCCCGCAGGACTGGGCACTGGCATTGCAGCAGCATCCGGCGGGGTTTGAAGCGATCAAGTACACCAGCCGGTTCGTGGATCAACCCTGCCTGGCGCTGTTCGACCGGGGCGGGTTGAAGTCCAAACTGAACGTGAAGTGGTTGGGCGAGCTGGAAAACCTCGATGCGGCAGTGAACTGGCTGCATGAACGCAAAGCGGCATTGGTGTGA